In a single window of the Melioribacteraceae bacterium genome:
- a CDS encoding MFS transporter, whose protein sequence is MSVQVRLSVMMFLQYAVWGAWYVTVGNYMTKIGMQSEIYWAFTVSPIASIVSPFFLGMIADRFFSTEKILAYLHIVGGIAIFLSPFVAEGPNASPTLFILLLLVNMLCYMPTVGLTNSLAFNHLTNQEKQFPIIRSFGTFGWIVAGIFVSKILGADETAIPLQTAGILGVILGLYSFALPHTPPPAVGEKISFRKIVGIDALNKIKSRSFYIFIISAFLLCIPLSVYYAYAPVFVNASGIENPGFVMSFGQMSEALFILIMPLLFPILGFKKMLLTGMFAWVLRYVLFAIGAPDQTIWMILMGVILHGVCYDFFFVAGFIYVDKKAVKEIRAQAQGFVVLATYGLGMLIGAQAAGYLFNGMVDLTSPDAFMQWQKFWYIPAALAAVVMIFFAVMFKDKQVDTIKGNN, encoded by the coding sequence ATGAGTGTACAAGTTCGTTTATCTGTTATGATGTTCCTGCAGTATGCGGTGTGGGGTGCATGGTATGTTACTGTGGGAAACTATATGACTAAAATAGGAATGCAATCTGAAATTTATTGGGCGTTTACTGTAAGCCCAATTGCTTCAATTGTTTCACCATTCTTTTTAGGGATGATTGCCGACAGATTTTTCTCTACTGAAAAAATATTGGCATATCTTCATATAGTTGGAGGTATAGCAATCTTTTTATCACCATTTGTTGCTGAAGGACCAAACGCATCGCCAACACTTTTTATTCTATTATTATTGGTAAATATGTTATGCTATATGCCTACTGTGGGATTAACAAACTCATTGGCATTTAATCATCTTACTAATCAGGAAAAACAATTTCCGATCATCCGCTCATTCGGAACATTCGGCTGGATAGTAGCGGGAATCTTTGTAAGTAAAATTCTCGGCGCCGATGAAACCGCAATACCATTACAAACCGCAGGAATATTAGGAGTTATATTGGGATTATACAGTTTTGCTTTGCCACATACACCACCTCCTGCTGTTGGAGAAAAAATTTCTTTCAGAAAAATTGTTGGTATTGACGCACTAAATAAAATAAAGAGCAGATCTTTTTACATCTTTATAATAAGCGCGTTCTTGTTGTGCATCCCATTATCTGTATATTATGCTTACGCTCCGGTCTTTGTTAATGCTTCAGGGATTGAGAATCCAGGATTTGTAATGTCATTCGGACAAATGTCGGAAGCTCTCTTCATTTTAATTATGCCATTGTTATTCCCGATTTTAGGATTTAAGAAAATGCTGTTAACTGGTATGTTTGCCTGGGTGTTAAGATATGTATTGTTTGCAATTGGCGCTCCCGATCAAACAATTTGGATGATTTTAATGGGTGTTATTCTTCATGGAGTTTGTTACGATTTCTTCTTTGTTGCCGGCTTTATTTATGTTGATAAAAAAGCGGTAAAAGAAATTAGAGCCCAAGCACAAGGTTTTGTAGTCCTAGCTACTTATGGTTTAGGGATGTTGATCGGTGCCCAAGCAGCAGGATATTTATTTAATGGAATGGTTGATTTAACATCTCCCGACGCATTTATGCAATGGCAGAAATTCTGGTATATTCCCGCTGCATTGGCTGCAGTAGTGATGATATTTTTTGCGGTAATGTTTAAAGACAAACAAGTTGACACAATTAAAGGAAATAACTAA
- a CDS encoding FAD:protein FMN transferase — translation MSAKCNFRDGIHHFSTYSMGTIFDLFILHDDERYAEQVSTALFIELSRIEEELSKYKPNSDISRINNMMPGERITLGLDSFHCIKESIRLHNFTKGAFNIACGALYNCWLNNDKSLRYASEEEISKALNYSNLNNILLHDDYTIEVKTEGMMLDLGGYGKGYAVDKCVETLKDWNIKDALISSGRSSVRAINSVKDYWEISISNPNKPDQVLKILQLKNISVGSSGLQKGAHIIDTIEGKPISGNRASWVFSDSAALSDALSTAVLILGKEFAEEIIFNFERAGVIIVENKPELEVEDIFTAGIIPDASS, via the coding sequence ATGTCAGCGAAATGCAATTTTAGAGATGGGATTCATCACTTCTCAACATATTCAATGGGAACAATATTCGATCTTTTTATTTTGCATGATGATGAAAGATATGCTGAGCAGGTTTCAACAGCTTTATTTATTGAGTTGAGCAGAATCGAGGAAGAACTTAGCAAATACAAACCGAATAGCGATATTTCTAGAATTAATAATATGATGCCCGGTGAAAGGATTACACTTGGATTGGATTCATTTCATTGCATTAAGGAATCGATTAGACTTCACAATTTTACAAAGGGTGCTTTTAATATTGCATGCGGCGCATTATACAATTGCTGGTTAAATAATGATAAATCACTTCGTTATGCTTCGGAAGAAGAGATTTCCAAAGCATTGAATTACTCCAATCTCAACAATATTCTGCTTCATGATGATTATACTATTGAGGTAAAAACAGAAGGAATGATGCTTGATTTAGGTGGATACGGAAAAGGTTATGCTGTTGATAAATGTGTTGAAACTCTAAAAGACTGGAATATTAAAGATGCATTAATTAGTTCAGGAAGAAGTTCTGTTAGAGCAATCAATTCGGTTAAAGATTATTGGGAAATTTCCATCTCCAATCCCAATAAGCCGGATCAAGTATTAAAAATCTTACAGTTAAAAAATATATCTGTCGGGAGTTCCGGTTTACAAAAAGGTGCTCACATCATTGATACTATTGAGGGAAAGCCAATTTCTGGTAACAGAGCAAGCTGGGTATTCTCCGATTCTGCGGCACTTTCAGATGCCCTCTCTACTGCGGTACTGATTTTAGGAAAAGAATTCGCTGAAGAAATAATTTTCAACTTTGAAAGAGCAGGAGTTATTATAGTAGAAAATAAACCGGAATTGGAAGTTGAAGATATTTTCACAGCGGGAATAATACCGGATGCGAGTAGTTAA
- a CDS encoding Gfo/Idh/MocA family oxidoreductase produces MQKDADEKMDNFGGISRRKFITNTGMAAAAFTILPSHLWGANKKIPSDTLNIAVVGIGGKGATDAAGVSSENIVALCDVDDTMGMEVRKTYPKATQYRDYRLMLEKEKNLDAVVISTPDHTHATIAMAAMKMGKHVFVQKPLSHTVYEAKRLAEVAKEKNLVTQMGNQGHAGEEARLLNEWIWAGAIGDVTEVHIWTNRPIWPQGNINAPTEIPTCPDTLDWNLFLGPAPHRPYHPAYHPFTWRGLWDFGTGALGDMGAHFIDQPFWALDLGYPTSVQASSTKYNKDYYPLASIVTYQFPERNGKPPVKLVWYDGGLTPPRPADLEPGRKMGDSGGGVLYYGTKGTIMHGTYGTGVRIIPEPKMQEFVRPEKTIPRSPGIHQEWIQAIKEGNKSSTDFSYSGKLTEVMLLGNIAIRLAEKNTVLNWDGDKFMFTNLPEANDYLTKEYSPGYSLE; encoded by the coding sequence ATGCAAAAAGATGCTGATGAAAAAATGGATAACTTCGGCGGAATTTCACGTCGAAAATTTATAACCAACACCGGGATGGCTGCCGCTGCATTTACAATTCTTCCCAGTCATCTTTGGGGCGCTAATAAAAAAATTCCAAGCGATACGTTAAACATTGCTGTTGTAGGCATTGGCGGTAAAGGCGCTACAGATGCGGCTGGAGTTAGCTCTGAAAATATTGTTGCCCTATGTGATGTCGATGATACGATGGGAATGGAAGTGAGAAAAACATATCCTAAAGCAACCCAGTACCGCGATTATAGGTTAATGCTTGAAAAGGAAAAGAATTTGGACGCAGTGGTTATTAGTACCCCTGATCATACCCACGCTACAATTGCTATGGCGGCCATGAAAATGGGAAAGCATGTTTTTGTTCAGAAGCCTTTATCCCATACAGTTTATGAGGCAAAGAGACTTGCAGAAGTTGCTAAAGAAAAAAATCTTGTTACTCAAATGGGTAACCAAGGGCATGCTGGAGAAGAAGCGCGTTTATTGAATGAATGGATTTGGGCCGGAGCTATTGGCGATGTTACAGAAGTTCACATTTGGACTAACAGACCAATTTGGCCGCAAGGCAATATTAATGCTCCAACCGAAATACCAACATGCCCCGATACTTTAGATTGGAATTTATTTTTAGGACCGGCACCTCACAGACCTTACCATCCAGCGTACCATCCATTTACTTGGAGAGGATTATGGGATTTCGGAACCGGTGCTTTGGGTGATATGGGAGCTCATTTTATAGATCAACCATTCTGGGCATTAGATCTTGGTTATCCAACCTCAGTACAGGCATCATCAACAAAATACAATAAAGATTATTATCCGCTCGCCTCTATAGTTACATATCAATTCCCTGAAAGAAACGGGAAACCTCCTGTAAAACTGGTTTGGTATGATGGAGGGTTAACTCCTCCGAGACCGGCTGATCTTGAACCGGGAAGAAAAATGGGAGACAGTGGCGGTGGTGTTCTTTATTATGGTACAAAAGGAACCATTATGCATGGAACCTATGGTACCGGTGTTAGAATTATTCCTGAACCGAAAATGCAAGAATTTGTCCGCCCAGAAAAAACTATCCCTCGATCACCAGGTATTCATCAGGAATGGATTCAAGCTATTAAAGAAGGTAACAAAAGTTCAACTGATTTTTCTTATTCTGGAAAATTAACTGAAGTAATGTTACTTGGAAATATTGCCATTAGATTAGCAGAAAAAAACACGGTACTCAATTGGGATGGCGATAAATTTATGTTTACTAATTTGCCCGAAGCAAACGACTATTTAACTAAAGAATATAGTCCCGGCTATTCTCTTGAATAA
- a CDS encoding metallophosphoesterase family protein: MKKITFILFMFFVVSLSVAQHYGIDKVPQRIILNVTDSPATSIAVTWRTINEYSNSEVKYVIAEDGVSFKEAITSIKPRIEKVQLDNSNYVFHYSAVINNLLPNTTYNYSVGHDSIWSEWAQFKTAKGEEAPFTFVYLGDPQNDLKTFCSRIFREAFKKSPNADFWLFVGDLITSPKYDSLWYEYYYALGFIPTTIPFTMLPGNHEYPATKIGDITKRELTPFWRSHFTLPENGPAGLEETSFYFDYQGTRFIMLNGNEKLNEQSTWMDSILANNPNRWTIVAIHQPLYSTGLERDGEKNRNAFLSLIDKYSVDLVLQGHDHNYGRSYKLYNNQIVKDEEKGTVYVNSVSGSKYYDLNSKHLDLMKIKGEKIQLYQIITIKNDKLEYKSYTVTGKLFDSFELSK; this comes from the coding sequence ATGAAGAAAATCACTTTTATTCTTTTTATGTTTTTTGTTGTTAGTTTGTCGGTAGCACAGCATTATGGTATTGATAAAGTACCTCAAAGAATTATTCTTAATGTTACTGATTCTCCTGCCACTAGTATAGCTGTAACCTGGAGAACAATTAATGAGTACTCCAATTCTGAAGTGAAGTATGTTATTGCTGAAGATGGAGTTAGTTTTAAGGAAGCTATTACTTCAATTAAACCACGCATTGAAAAGGTTCAGCTCGATAATTCTAATTATGTTTTCCATTATTCGGCGGTGATCAATAATCTTCTACCAAATACAACTTATAATTATTCTGTTGGGCATGATTCAATCTGGAGTGAGTGGGCACAATTTAAAACCGCAAAAGGGGAGGAGGCACCATTCACATTTGTCTATTTGGGGGATCCTCAAAATGATTTAAAAACTTTTTGTTCTCGCATTTTTCGTGAAGCATTTAAGAAATCCCCAAATGCCGATTTTTGGCTTTTTGTAGGGGATTTAATTACATCTCCAAAATATGATAGCCTTTGGTATGAATATTATTATGCTTTAGGATTTATCCCTACAACAATTCCATTTACAATGCTCCCCGGTAATCATGAATATCCCGCAACAAAAATTGGTGATATCACCAAAAGAGAACTTACTCCGTTTTGGAGGTCTCATTTTACATTACCAGAAAATGGCCCCGCAGGTTTAGAAGAGACATCGTTTTATTTTGATTATCAGGGAACCAGGTTTATAATGCTGAATGGAAATGAAAAATTGAATGAGCAGTCAACTTGGATGGATAGTATTTTAGCAAATAATCCTAATAGATGGACAATCGTGGCAATTCATCAGCCGCTTTATTCTACGGGGCTTGAGAGAGATGGAGAGAAAAATAGAAATGCGTTTTTAAGTTTGATCGATAAATATTCGGTCGATCTTGTACTTCAGGGGCACGATCACAATTATGGGAGGAGTTATAAATTATATAATAATCAAATTGTGAAGGATGAGGAAAAAGGAACAGTATATGTTAATTCGGTGAGCGGTTCAAAATATTATGACCTTAATTCTAAACATCTTGACTTAATGAAAATTAAAGGGGAGAAAATCCAGTTATATCAGATAATTACAATTAAAAATGACAAGTTGGAATATAAATCTTACACTGTAACCGGAAAACTATTCGACTCATTTGAGTTGAGTAAATAA
- a CDS encoding DUF1080 domain-containing protein yields the protein MRRVKLFFVPVVLMFLLSGNNFAQEKSDYKDVKIREFKVAVQCWTFRKFTFMETLKKVEELGVKYLEAYPGQKLGADDPEAVFNYNMSDENIALVKAALKKHNIKLVNFGVVGFENSPEATKKVFEFAKKMGIETIVTEPGYDDYSNIQKMVKEYGIKVAIHNHPEPSKYARPETVLKNIKDLDIRIGAAGDTGHWLRTGVNPIDALKLLTGRVINIHLKDLDAFGKKEAEDVPFGSGVANIHDILAELTVQNYRGYLVVEHEKNSEAENPSPSIKKGLDYLNSIMYYKGYEEILGFDGRNYNKHGWNHYGPGYFELDEKTGVLTSNGGMGLFWYSAKKYKNFILELDYMCHAPNTNSGIFIRVPNFVISNDYIYNTFEIQIDDKSKGVHRTASVYDAEASQKDAFKPTGEWNHYKISFIGDVISVELNGEKVTNWKAEPRGKIKEFAQEGFIGLQNHDSDAKVSFKNILVKELK from the coding sequence ATGCGAAGAGTAAAATTATTTTTTGTCCCAGTAGTATTAATGTTTCTTTTATCTGGAAACAATTTCGCGCAGGAAAAAAGTGATTATAAAGATGTAAAGATTCGGGAATTTAAAGTAGCTGTTCAATGCTGGACCTTCAGAAAATTTACATTCATGGAGACATTAAAGAAAGTAGAGGAACTTGGCGTTAAATATCTCGAAGCTTATCCCGGACAAAAACTTGGCGCTGATGACCCCGAAGCAGTGTTTAATTACAATATGAGTGATGAAAACATTGCGCTTGTTAAAGCAGCACTCAAAAAACATAATATCAAACTGGTAAATTTTGGAGTGGTGGGTTTTGAAAACTCTCCAGAAGCAACTAAAAAAGTTTTTGAGTTTGCAAAAAAAATGGGGATCGAGACAATAGTAACCGAACCGGGTTATGATGATTATTCTAATATTCAAAAAATGGTTAAGGAATATGGAATTAAAGTCGCAATTCATAATCATCCGGAACCTTCAAAATATGCACGGCCTGAAACTGTACTTAAGAATATTAAAGACTTGGATATAAGAATTGGTGCCGCCGGAGATACCGGGCATTGGTTGAGAACTGGTGTTAACCCCATCGATGCATTAAAATTATTAACTGGCAGAGTTATAAATATTCATCTAAAAGATCTTGACGCATTTGGTAAAAAGGAAGCAGAAGATGTACCATTTGGATCAGGAGTAGCGAATATTCATGACATTCTTGCTGAACTAACAGTTCAAAATTACCGCGGCTATCTAGTAGTTGAACATGAAAAAAATTCTGAGGCGGAAAATCCATCTCCCTCAATAAAAAAGGGTTTAGATTATTTGAACAGTATTATGTACTACAAGGGATATGAAGAAATTCTCGGTTTCGATGGAAGAAACTATAATAAACATGGATGGAATCATTACGGTCCAGGTTATTTTGAGCTTGATGAAAAAACCGGAGTGTTAACTTCGAATGGGGGAATGGGTTTATTCTGGTACAGCGCAAAAAAATATAAAAATTTTATTCTTGAACTTGATTATATGTGCCACGCCCCAAACACTAATTCCGGAATATTTATCCGTGTTCCTAATTTTGTAATCAGTAATGATTATATCTACAATACCTTCGAAATTCAGATTGATGACAAATCGAAGGGCGTTCATCGTACCGCATCTGTTTATGACGCCGAAGCATCACAAAAAGACGCATTCAAACCAACCGGAGAGTGGAATCATTATAAAATTTCTTTTATTGGAGACGTAATTTCGGTTGAATTGAATGGGGAGAAAGTTACTAATTGGAAGGCCGAGCCGAGAGGTAAAATAAAAGAGTTCGCGCAAGAAGGTTTTATAGGGTTACAAAATCATGATAGTGACGCAAAAGTAAGTTTTAAAAATATATTAGTTAAAGAATTAAAATAA
- a CDS encoding Gfo/Idh/MocA family oxidoreductase codes for MSEFNNIDRRDFIKASSILGAGMVLAPNIISGDKKSIKDINVALIGAGAQGQVLVNACLKIPNIKFVAVCDIWESYNLQRVSNLLKKYGHQLRSYVNHKDMLAKEKNLDAVIVATPDFWHADHAVDCMEAGLHVYCEKEMSNTLEGAKKIVNAARRTKRLVQIGHQRRSNPYYLHSYNKIIKEANLLGKITTIYGQWNRAVQPDNGWPQGKEIPKSILEQYGFSNMNQHRNWRWYRNLGGGPIVDLGSHQIDIYNWFLDAHPVSVMASGGTDYYDKKTHEWYDTVLATYKYKTKFGFVRAFYQTITTNSSQGYFENFMGDQASLTISESAGRVGIYKEPSSPNWDEWIKKKIIETPTEPAPSASATSVLDVRETIAPPKHSLPIKFNDPYHKPHLENFFNAIRGKEKLNCPVEIGYETAVTVLKVNDAVKAQRELRFNPSDFTI; via the coding sequence ATGTCGGAGTTTAATAATATTGATAGAAGAGATTTTATCAAAGCATCATCAATATTAGGAGCAGGAATGGTTTTAGCTCCTAACATAATTAGCGGTGACAAAAAAAGTATTAAAGATATTAACGTTGCTTTAATAGGAGCAGGCGCTCAAGGGCAAGTATTAGTCAATGCCTGCTTAAAAATTCCTAATATAAAGTTTGTTGCTGTATGCGATATATGGGAGTCTTATAACCTTCAGCGTGTTTCGAATCTTCTTAAAAAATATGGGCATCAGCTGCGCTCATATGTGAACCATAAAGATATGCTCGCCAAAGAAAAAAATCTTGACGCGGTAATTGTAGCTACTCCAGATTTCTGGCATGCCGATCACGCGGTGGATTGTATGGAAGCAGGACTTCATGTTTATTGCGAAAAAGAAATGTCCAACACATTAGAAGGTGCAAAAAAAATTGTTAATGCCGCACGTCGAACAAAAAGATTGGTACAAATTGGACATCAACGGAGGAGCAACCCATATTATCTACACAGTTATAATAAGATAATTAAAGAGGCAAATCTTTTAGGAAAGATTACAACTATATATGGTCAATGGAACAGAGCTGTTCAGCCGGATAATGGCTGGCCCCAAGGAAAGGAAATTCCTAAATCTATTCTTGAGCAGTATGGTTTTTCAAATATGAATCAACACCGAAATTGGCGATGGTATCGAAATCTGGGTGGCGGACCAATTGTAGATCTTGGGTCACATCAAATTGATATTTATAATTGGTTTTTAGATGCTCACCCGGTTTCAGTGATGGCTAGCGGCGGCACAGATTATTATGATAAAAAAACTCATGAGTGGTATGATACTGTTCTCGCTACATATAAGTATAAAACAAAATTCGGTTTTGTAAGAGCATTTTATCAAACAATAACTACCAACAGCAGTCAAGGTTATTTTGAAAATTTCATGGGAGATCAGGCATCACTGACTATCTCAGAATCTGCCGGTCGTGTTGGAATTTATAAAGAGCCGAGTTCTCCAAATTGGGATGAGTGGATTAAAAAGAAAATTATTGAGACTCCAACGGAACCTGCACCGTCGGCTTCAGCTACATCTGTTCTTGATGTTAGAGAAACAATTGCTCCACCCAAACATTCGCTTCCAATCAAGTTTAATGATCCTTACCATAAGCCGCACCTTGAAAACTTCTTTAATGCAATCAGAGGTAAAGAGAAACTCAACTGTCCAGTTGAAATTGGTTATGAAACTGCCGTTACTGTATTAAAAGTTAATGATGCGGTAAAAGCTCAAAGAGAGTTACGCTTTAATCCTTCAGACTTTACGATATAA
- a CDS encoding Gfo/Idh/MocA family oxidoreductase — MNKKSLGVGFVGAGFNAKFHIRAWISVRDADINGIFDKSKERAEEAAQLARVLKVGNPKTYNSVTEMVADPDIDAIWICSPNFARIETMEEIVSAIESGKGTLKGVCCEKPLGRNVAEAKKMVELVKKVGLLDGYLENQLFEPTVQRGKDIIWSRGALITGRPYLARAAEEHGGPHSPWFWEGTLQGGGVMNDMMCHSVEVARFLLTEPGKPRNSLTPVKVTAHAENLKWQRPHYADLLKQNSNGSLDYINRPAEDYARAVVEYKDEKGEKVIVEATTSWCYVGAGLRLSMELLGPEYSMGINTLDTDLKVFFSREVKGNTGEDLVEKQNAEMGLMPVVGNEENTYGYDMENRHMVQSFLENKRPQENFEDGLNVTELLMTGYMSAEQEKTIIFPPPDLDTFVPKVAKGEWNNRNK; from the coding sequence ATGAATAAAAAAAGCTTAGGTGTTGGATTTGTAGGAGCAGGATTTAACGCAAAATTTCATATTCGTGCGTGGATTTCTGTTCGCGATGCCGATATAAACGGTATCTTCGATAAAAGTAAAGAAAGAGCAGAAGAAGCCGCTCAACTGGCACGGGTATTAAAAGTAGGAAATCCTAAAACTTATAATTCAGTAACAGAAATGGTAGCGGATCCGGATATTGACGCCATATGGATTTGTTCTCCTAATTTTGCGCGAATTGAAACTATGGAAGAAATTGTTTCTGCTATCGAATCGGGAAAAGGAACTTTGAAGGGTGTCTGCTGCGAAAAACCGCTCGGTAGAAATGTTGCCGAAGCTAAAAAAATGGTGGAGCTTGTTAAAAAAGTTGGACTATTGGATGGCTATTTAGAAAATCAATTATTTGAGCCGACTGTTCAACGAGGGAAGGATATTATATGGAGTAGAGGAGCCTTAATTACAGGAAGACCATATCTTGCCCGTGCAGCCGAAGAACATGGTGGTCCACATAGCCCATGGTTCTGGGAAGGTACTTTGCAAGGTGGCGGAGTTATGAATGATATGATGTGTCATTCAGTTGAAGTTGCGCGATTTCTTTTAACCGAGCCGGGAAAACCGAGAAATTCTTTGACCCCCGTAAAGGTTACTGCTCATGCAGAAAATCTAAAATGGCAGAGACCTCACTACGCTGATTTATTGAAACAAAATTCAAATGGAAGTTTGGATTATATAAATAGACCGGCGGAAGATTACGCGCGCGCTGTTGTTGAATATAAAGATGAAAAAGGGGAGAAAGTAATTGTTGAAGCAACTACTTCATGGTGCTATGTTGGTGCCGGATTGAGACTGAGTATGGAATTATTAGGTCCCGAATATTCTATGGGGATAAACACCCTCGATACTGACCTAAAAGTATTTTTCAGTCGTGAAGTAAAAGGAAATACTGGAGAAGATTTAGTTGAGAAACAAAATGCCGAAATGGGATTGATGCCCGTTGTTGGTAATGAAGAAAATACTTATGGCTACGATATGGAAAACCGGCATATGGTTCAATCTTTTCTAGAAAATAAACGTCCTCAAGAAAATTTTGAGGATGGCTTAAATGTTACCGAATTATTAATGACTGGATATATGAGTGCAGAACAGGAGAAAACTATTATATTCCCTCCACCGGATTTGGATACATTTGTACCGAAAGTTGCCAAAGGAGAATGGAATAATAGAAATAAATAA
- a CDS encoding TIGR03663 family protein: MSKLQSTANKAFKSYLRVKPLGFTLIILVAILVRFYSLDSRPMHVDEAVHAVKFGELLQNGFYKYDPVEYHGPSLNYLTLITSWFRGEKSYSDISETTLRLIPSMVSLIPFLLLIVFRQVFEKKHVMIFMILVSVSAPIVFYERYYIQESLLVNFFFSFMISLYHYFKAKKSYSLILSAIFLGLAVSSKETVIISIGSFLLALFLSGVKGNNIWRVIVHNKLSLFSSLLLFGVVVASFYSSFFSNPVGIRDFFFSFSNYVEKASQFHDHIYPWYYYLQLISFRNIEGFYFTELPMMLLFLSAAYFLFSKATSRFIKLLLFFSVISFIIYSALPYKTPWLILTSWQSILFVSAFGLARISEKMSTSYFSGLFLIFTLYSFFQLYNVVFKYSFHPQNPFVYAHSTNDIFTIEKLTKPIIDKIPNGEYLPVYVAASKNDYWPLPWTLRKFKNISFNNHIGKDAYMYSLIFSSSALENDLIYNLYNEPAPGEMNLYIPLFEESIFLRPKVEIRGYIRKDLLDLLNQ, from the coding sequence ATGTCGAAGTTGCAGTCTACGGCAAATAAAGCATTTAAAAGTTATTTAAGAGTAAAACCACTTGGTTTTACTCTTATTATTCTCGTTGCAATCCTTGTAAGATTTTACTCACTTGATTCACGCCCCATGCATGTAGATGAAGCCGTTCATGCCGTGAAATTTGGTGAACTGCTACAAAATGGATTTTACAAATACGATCCGGTAGAATATCATGGCCCATCTTTAAATTATTTAACACTAATCACCTCATGGTTCCGTGGCGAAAAATCATATTCAGATATTTCCGAAACAACTCTTCGCTTAATACCTTCAATGGTATCGCTAATACCCTTCTTATTATTGATTGTTTTTCGCCAAGTTTTTGAGAAAAAACATGTAATGATATTTATGATTCTCGTTTCAGTTTCTGCTCCAATAGTTTTTTATGAACGCTATTACATTCAAGAATCTCTGCTCGTTAATTTTTTCTTCTCTTTTATGATCAGCCTGTATCATTACTTCAAAGCAAAGAAAAGTTATTCACTTATTCTTTCCGCAATATTTTTAGGACTCGCGGTTTCTTCAAAGGAGACTGTCATCATTTCTATCGGCTCATTTCTGCTAGCTTTATTTTTAAGCGGTGTTAAAGGGAATAATATTTGGAGAGTGATTGTACATAACAAATTGAGTTTGTTTTCCTCTTTATTATTATTTGGCGTCGTGGTTGCTTCTTTCTATTCATCTTTTTTTTCAAACCCAGTTGGGATAAGAGATTTTTTCTTTTCTTTCTCCAATTATGTTGAGAAGGCATCTCAATTTCACGATCATATCTATCCTTGGTATTATTATCTTCAACTAATATCTTTTAGGAATATTGAAGGATTCTATTTTACTGAACTACCGATGATGTTGCTCTTTTTATCAGCTGCATATTTTCTATTTTCAAAAGCAACCAGTAGATTTATAAAACTGCTTCTCTTTTTCTCTGTTATAAGTTTCATTATCTACTCAGCTCTTCCATATAAAACACCCTGGTTAATCTTAACTTCATGGCAGAGCATATTATTTGTCTCTGCCTTTGGTTTGGCAAGAATATCGGAGAAGATGAGCACGAGTTATTTTTCAGGATTATTTTTAATTTTTACTTTGTATTCGTTTTTTCAACTATATAATGTTGTATTCAAGTACTCCTTTCACCCACAGAATCCCTTCGTTTATGCACATTCTACTAATGATATTTTTACGATTGAAAAGTTAACCAAGCCGATTATCGATAAAATCCCAAACGGGGAATATTTGCCAGTTTATGTTGCGGCATCCAAAAATGATTACTGGCCTCTTCCTTGGACGCTCAGAAAATTCAAGAACATCTCTTTTAATAATCATATTGGAAAAGATGCATATATGTATTCATTGATTTTCTCGTCCTCTGCTTTAGAAAATGATTTGATTTACAACTTATATAACGAGCCTGCGCCTGGCGAAATGAACTTATATATTCCTCTTTTTGAGGAATCGATATTTCTAAGACCAAAAGTTGAAATCCGGGGATATATTCGGAAGGATCTTTTGGATTTGTTAAACCAGTAA